From the genome of Lentilactobacillus buchneri, one region includes:
- a CDS encoding metal-dependent hydrolase family protein: MTKINYTNVAIYNHEKQNFIANQHMVVDTDTGKIVEVGNGSSTNQVVDEVSDMHGRYVMPGIMNAHTHITSIPTYWWNDGKEQRHSDSREFNTMFAVRNMADAIDHGITYIRNVGAAFDIDIEVKKMQEKGWIRGPKVMTSGKAFSITGGHGSGGGYEVDGVDEVRKGVRQAMKNGVDNIKMMVTGGVLKNGETPDDIQFTPEEARTAVVEAHHKGKTAAAHAQGNAGVKEAVAAGFDTVEHAFDIDDETIAMMKEHGTVVVPTMNAMYAIYKYGKDTVPDWAREKVIVNIKKHFASITKAVQSGIPIAMGTDAGTPYNGFRNESAYEMELYVEKAGMTPAQAIDSATINCARAMHVDDEYGQIVAGNYADFISMAENPINDISVIQHDKDVYQNGTRVHEQAVATAAERQSAPSKVSAAI; encoded by the coding sequence ATGACAAAAATCAATTATACGAATGTCGCAATTTACAACCATGAGAAGCAGAACTTTATCGCTAACCAACACATGGTCGTCGATACGGATACCGGCAAGATTGTTGAAGTTGGCAATGGCAGTTCCACAAACCAAGTTGTCGATGAAGTTTCCGATATGCACGGCAGGTACGTGATGCCGGGAATCATGAACGCTCATACCCATATCACCAGTATTCCAACCTATTGGTGGAACGATGGCAAAGAACAGCGCCATTCCGATTCACGGGAATTTAATACGATGTTTGCCGTGAGAAACATGGCCGATGCAATCGATCACGGGATTACTTACATTAGAAATGTTGGTGCGGCTTTTGACATTGATATCGAAGTCAAGAAAATGCAGGAAAAAGGTTGGATCAGAGGGCCAAAGGTGATGACATCCGGCAAGGCATTTTCAATTACCGGCGGCCATGGATCCGGTGGGGGTTATGAAGTTGACGGCGTTGACGAGGTTCGTAAAGGCGTTCGCCAGGCCATGAAGAATGGTGTCGACAACATTAAAATGATGGTGACTGGTGGCGTCCTTAAAAATGGGGAAACGCCTGATGATATTCAGTTCACGCCTGAAGAGGCCAGAACAGCAGTGGTCGAAGCCCACCACAAGGGGAAGACTGCTGCAGCTCATGCCCAAGGGAACGCGGGTGTTAAAGAGGCAGTTGCAGCCGGGTTTGATACCGTCGAGCACGCATTTGATATCGATGATGAGACGATCGCAATGATGAAAGAACACGGCACGGTGGTGGTTCCAACCATGAACGCGATGTACGCCATCTACAAATATGGGAAAGACACGGTTCCTGATTGGGCTCGCGAAAAGGTGATTGTCAACATCAAGAAGCATTTTGCCAGCATCACCAAAGCTGTTCAGTCCGGGATTCCAATCGCAATGGGCACTGATGCCGGGACACCATACAATGGCTTTAGAAATGAAAGTGCCTACGAGATGGAATTATATGTTGAGAAGGCGGGCATGACCCCTGCTCAAGCAATCGATTCGGCCACCATCAATTGTGCCAGAGCCATGCACGTTGACGATGAGTACGGCCAAATTGTTGCCGGCAACTACGCCGATTTTATTTCTATGGCAGAAAATCCCATTAATGATATTAGTGTCATTCAACACGACAAAGACGTCTATCAAAACGGTACCCGTGTCCACGAACAGGCTGTTGCCACTGCTGCTGAGCGACAATCTGCTCCAAGTAAAGTCAGTGCTGCTATTTAA